In Ursus arctos isolate Adak ecotype North America unplaced genomic scaffold, UrsArc2.0 scaffold_29, whole genome shotgun sequence, the following proteins share a genomic window:
- the LOC130542012 gene encoding desmoplakin-like codes for MSLTTRTTTKSIKRCKETSEHGAYSDLLRRQKATMIENSKLTGKISELEKMVAELKKQKSRVEEELPKVKEAAENELRKQQRNVEDIALQKIRAESEAKQYRRELEAIVREKEAAERELERVRKLTSEAEAKRAAVEENLLNFQSQLEENTFTRRTLEDHLKRKDSSLNDLEQQKNQLMEELKRKRDNEEELLKLIKQMEKDLTFQKQIAEEQLKEKQKIELEARRRITEIQYSCRESTLPQATSYRGVVGLQKEQDKQKTEELKQQVDELTVANRKAEKDMRELKYELNALQLEKTSSEEKARLLKEKLDETNNTLRCLKLELERKDQVEEGYSQQLRELGRQLNQTTDKAEEVMQEANDLRKIKHNYEVELESLQQEKGKLQREVDRITRTHAIAERNIQHLNSQVNSFQADKESSNERIRFCQRKSDHLKEQFEKSHAQLLQNIKAEKENNDKIQKLNEELKKSNECAEMLKQKVDELTRQNNETKLMMQRIQTESANVVLEKQAIQQRCEALKIQADGFKDQLRNTNEHLHKQTKTEQDFHRKIKCLEEDLAKSQNLVSEFKQKCDQQNVIIQNTEKEVRSLSAELSASKEEKRLGEQKVQLQQAQVQELNNRLKKVQDELHLKTIEEQMTHRKMVLFQEESDKFKRSAEEFRKKMEKLMDSKVITENDISGIKLDFVSLQRENCRAQENAKLCETNIRELERQLQQYREQMQQGQNVEANHYQKCRKLEDELVAQKREVERLKQKMDQQIKEQEHQLVLLQCEIQKRNPAKDCPFKPEFEMVVNECQHSADLPSRNTGQLHPAARSPLLRWNQDPQQAEEKWQHRVVEQIPKEVQFWPSGAPLEKEKSQHGYSEYFSQTSTELQITFDETNPITKLSEIEKIRDQALYNSRPPVRYQDDKCEMDLAKLLAPLEIAKNKQYDMHTEVTTLKQEKNPGPSAEEWMLEGCRASGGLKRDFLKQGSEPETFQNVDGDHTCSVRDDEFKFQGLRRTVTARQLVEAKLLDMKTVEQLRLGLKTVDEVQKTLSKFLTKATSIAGLYLESTKEKISFASAAKKIIIDKMMALAFLEAQAATGFIIDPISGQTYSVEDAILNGVIDSEFKIRLLEAEKAALGYSYSSKTLSVFQAMENRMLDRQRGKHMLEAQIASGGVIDPVRGIRLPPEVALQHGLLNNAILQFLHEPSSNTRVFPNPNNKQALYYSELLRMCVFDVDCQCFLFPFGERNISDLNVGKTHRISVVDIKTGAELTAYEAFQRNLIEKSTYLELSGQQYQWKEATFFESYGHPSHMLTDTKTGLQFNMNEAIEQGTIDKAWVRKYQEGLITLTELADALLSRLVPKKDLHSPIAGYWLTTSGERISVLKASRRNLVDRITALRCLEAQVSTGGIIDPLTGKKYRVAEALHRGLVDEGFAQQLRQCELVITGIGHPVTGKVMSVMEAVNANIISKEMGIRCLEFQYLTGGLIEPQVHSRLSIEEALQVGIIDVFIATKLKDQKSYVRNIICPQTKRKLTYKEALEKADFDFHTGLKLLEVSEPLMTGISSLYYSS; via the exons ATGTCAttaacaacaagaacaacaacaaaatct ATTAAAAGGTGTAAGGAGACTTCTGAACATGGGGCGTATTCAGATCTGCTTCGGCGTCAGAAGGCAACAATGATTGAGAATAGCAAACTTACGGGGAAAATCAGTGAGTTGGAGAAAATGGTGGCTGaactaaagaaacaaaagtccCGCGTAGAGGAAGAACTTCCAAAGGTCAAGGAGGCTGCGGAAAATGAACTGAGAAAGCAGCAGAGAAACGTAGAAGACATCGCTCTGCAGAAAATCAGGGCGGAGAGCGAAGCGAAGCAGTACCGCAGGGAGCTGGAGGCCAttgtgagggagaaggaggctgcaGAGCGGGAGCTGGAGCGGGTGAGGAAGCTCACATCGGAGGCTGAGGCCAAAAGAGCGGCGGTGGAAGAAAACCTCCTGAACTTCCAGAGCCAGTTGGAGGAGAACACCTTCACAAGAAGAACCCTGGAAGATCATCTGAAAAGAAAAGATTCCAGTCTCAATGACTTGGAGCAACAAAAAAACCAGTTAAtggaagaattaaaaagaaagagggacaACGAGGAGGAACTCTTGAAGCTGATAAAGCAGATGGAAAAAGACCTGACGTTTCAAAAACAGATAGCAGAGGAACAAttgaaggaaaagcagaagatCGAACTGGAAGCAAGAAGAAGAATAACTGAAATTCAGTATTCGTGTAGAGAAAGTACGTTGCCCCAGGCTACGTCATACAGAGGCGTCGTAGGTCTTCAGAAGGAgcaggacaaacagaaaacagaagaactCAAGCAGCAGGTCGATGAGCTAACGGTCGCCAATAGAAAGGCTGAAAAAGACATGAGAGAACTGAAGTATGAACTTAATGCCCTTCAGCTTGAAAAAACTTCATCTGAGGAAAAGGCTCGTTTGCTAAAAGAAAAACTGGATGAAACCAACAATACGCTGAGGTGCCTTAAGTTAGAGTTGGAAAGGAAGGATCAGGTAGAGGAAGGGTATTCCCAGCAGCTCAGAGAACTGGGTAGGCAGCTGAACCAAACCACAGACAAAGCTGAGGAGGTCATGCAAGAAGCTAATGACCTGAGGAAAATAAAGCACAATTATGAGGTAGAATTAGAGTCTCTTCAACAGGAAAAAGGGAAACTGCAAAGAGAAGTAGACAGGATCACTAGGACCCATGCTATAGCTGAGAGGAATATTCAGCATTTAAATTCACAAGTGAATTCTTTCCAGGCCGATAAGGAATCCTCTAATGAAAGAATACGATTCTGCCAGAGAAAGTCAGATCATCTCAAAGAACAATTCGAGAAGAGCCATGCACAATTGCTTCAAAATAttaaagctgaaaaagaaaataatgataaaatccAGAAGCTTAATGAAGAATTGAAGAAAAGTAATGAGTGTGCAGAAATGCTAAAACAAAAAGTAGATGAGCTTACGAGGCAGAATAATGAAACCAAGTTAATGATGCAGAGAATTCAGACAGAATCTGCGAACGTGGTTTTGGAGAAACAAGCTATCCAGCAAAGATGCGAAGCCCTGAAAATTCAGGCAGATGGTTTTAAAGATCAGCTACGCAACACCAACGAACACTtgcacaaacaaacaaaaacggaACAGGATTTCCATAGAAAAATTAAATGCCTAGAGGAAGACCTGGCCAAAAGTCAAAATTTAGTCAGTGAGTTTAAGCAGAAGTGTGACCAGCAGAACGTTATCATCCAGAACACTGAGAAAGAGGTTAGAAGTCTGAGTGCAGAGCTGAGCGCCTCCAAGGAGGAGAAGCGACTAGGGGAGCAGAAGGTACAGCTGCAGCAGGCTCAGGTCCAAGAGTTAAATAACAGGTTGAAAAAAGTGCAAGACGAGCTGCACTTAAAGACCATAGAGGAGCAGATGACCCACAGAAAGATGGTTCTGTTTCAGGAGGAATCGGACAAGTTCAAACGCTCGGCAGAGGAGTTTCGGAAAAAGATGGAGAAGTTAATGGACTCCAAAGTTATCACTGAAAACGATATTTCAGGCATCAAACTTGACTTCGTGTCTCTTCAGCGAGAAAACTGCAGAGCTCAGGAGAACGCTAAGCTCTGTGAGACAAACATCAGAGAACTTGAAAGACAGCTGCAGCAGTATCGCGAGCAAATGCAGCAAGGGCAGAATGTGGAAGCAAATCATTACCAGAAATGTCGGAAACTGGAAGACGAGCTGGTAGCCCAGAAACGTGAAGTCGAGCGCCTGAAGCAAAAGATGGATCAACAGATAAAGGAACAGGAACATCAGTTAGTTTTGCTCCAGTGTGAAATCCAAAAAAGGAACCCGGCCAAAGACTGTCCCTTCAAACCAGAGTTTGAGATGGTAGTGAATGAGTGCCAGCACTCTGCAGACCTGCCCTCCAGGAACACAGGGCAGCTTCACCCAGCGGCCAGGTCTCCTCTGCTGAGATGGAATCAAGACCCACAGCAGGCGGAAGAAAAGTGGCAACATCGGGTTGTTGAACAAATACCAAAGGAAGTCCAGTTCTGGCCGTCAGGGGCTCcacttgagaaagagaaaagccagCACGGTTACTCTGAGTATTTTTCTCAGACAAGCACCGAATTACAGATAACTTTTGATGAGACAAACCCTATTACAAAACTATCCGAAATCGAGAAGATAAGAGATCAAGCTCTGTACAATTCCAGGCCACCAGTTAGGTATCAAGATGACAAGTGTGAAATGGACCTGGCGAAGCTTCTGGCCCCCTTGGAG ATAGCTAAGAACAAGCAGTATGATATGCACACAGAAGTCACCacattaaaacaagaaaagaaccCAGGCCCCAGTGCCGAAGAGTGGATGCTTGAAGGGTGCAGAGCATCCGGTGGACTCAAGAGAGATTTTCTTAAGCAAGGCTCAGAACCAGAGACCTTCCAGAATGTGGATGGTGATCACACATGTTCAGTTAGGGATGATGAATTTAAATTCCAGGGGCTCCGGCGCACTGTGACTGCCAGGCAGTTGGTTGAAGCTAAGCTTCTGGACATGAAAACAGTAGAGCAGCTGCGACTCGGTCTCAAGACTGTTGACGAAGTTCAGAAAACTCTTAGCAAGTTTTTGACGAAAGCCACCTCAATTGCGGGGCTTTATCTAGaatccacaaaagaaaagatttcatttgCCTCAGCAGCCAAGAAAATCATAATAGACAAAATGATGGCTTTAGCATTTTTAGAAGCTCAGGCTGCAACAGGTTTTATAATCGATCCCATTTCAGGTCAGACATACTCTGTTGAAGATGCAATCCTGAATGGAGTTATTGATTCCGAATTCAAAATTAGGCTTCTTGAGGCAGAGAAGGCAGCCCTGGGATATTCATATTCTTCTAAGACATTGTCAGTGTTCCAAGCTATGGAAAATAGAATGCTTGACAGACAAAGAGGTAAACATATGTTGGAGGCCCAGATTGCCAGTGGGGGAGTCATTGACCCTGTGAGGGGCATCCGCCTTCCTCCAGAAGTTGCTCTGCAACACGGCTTGTTAAATAATGCCATCCTACAATTTTTACATGAGCCATCCAGCAACACAAGAGTTTTTCCTAATCCCAACAACAAGCAAGCTCTCTATTACTCAGAATTACTGCGAATGTGTGTATTTGATGTAGATTGCCAGTGCTTTCTGTTTCCATTCGGGGAGAGGAACATCTCTGATCTCAATGTAGGGAAAACCCATAGGATTTCTGTAGTAGATATTAAAACAGGAGCAGAACTGACTGCATATGAGGCTTTCCAGAGAAACCTAATTGAAAAAAGCACCTATCTTGAGCTTTCGGGGCAGCAGTATCAGTGGAAGGAAGCCACATTTTTTGAATCCTATGGGCATCCTTCTCATATGCTGACTGATACTAAAACGGGGTTACAGTTCAACATGAATGAAGCTATAGAGCAGGGAACAATTGACAAAGCCTGGGTCAGAAAATATCAGGAAGGACTCATCACGCTTACAGAACTTGCCGATGCCCTGCTGAGCCGGCTGGTTCCCAAGAAGGATTTGCACAGTCCTATTGCGGGGTACTGGCTGACCACCAGTGGGGAAAGGATCTCTGTCCTGAAGGCCTCCCGCAGAAATTTGGTTGACCGGATCACTGCCCTCAGATGCCTTGAAGCCCAAGTCAGTACAGGGGGAATAATTGATCCTCTCACTGGCAAAAAGTACCGGGTGGCAGAGGCTTTGCATAGAGGCCTTGTGGATGAGGGGTTTGCCCAGCAGCTGCGACAGTGTGAGTTAGTAATCACAGGCATTGGCCATCCTGTCACTGGCAAAGTGATGTCAGTGATGGAGGCTGTGAATGCAAATATCATAAGTAAGGAAATGGGAATCAGATGTTTGGAATTTCAGTACTTGACAGGGGGGTTGATCGAGCCACAGGTTCATTCCCGGTTGTCAATAGAAGAGGCTCTCCAGGTAGGTATCATAGATGTTTTCATTGCTACAAAACTCAAAGATCAAAAGTCCTATGTCAGAAATATAATATGCCCTCAAACGAAAAGAAAGTTAACATACAAAGAAGCTTTAGAAAAAGCTGATTTTGATTTCCACACAGGACTTAAACTCTTAGAAGTATCTGAACCATTGATGACAGGAATTTCTAGCCTCTACTATTCTTCATAA